Within Spirochaetota bacterium, the genomic segment CTTCCTCTCCAACCCGGTTTTACCAGGCTCCCGCGCAATATGAAAATCAATATCTCCGGACAATTGAATGGGGTTGTTAAAAATATTCACACACTCTATAGATGAGAATATTCCACTTCTCGGCAAGAGCTTGCCATTCTTATATATTGTAATCGTTAAAGGGGTGTCGCTTGGATCTGTCTCAAAACTCATATATGCGCTCTTTGAGCTAACTCTAGCATTAAAGACTATCTGTTTACTCCATTGAGTGGTAAAGGTTACATACTCATCATATACCTCCGGATATATTATTACACCGCTTTGAGTCTGCGCTTTTACAGTATATAAATTCTCAATGCCGTCAGGGGATGGAGATATCTGAATAAAATTCTTATCAGGATAATCGACATAATTTTGAAGATATAATTCCCTCATTTTATCCAACAGCACATTGTTATGACTACTCAATGAAAGATTATGAGTCTCATATGGATCATATTGCAGGTCATAGAGATACTCCTGGTGCATGATCAGCTTTTTTTTGTCTTCAGTACTTCTATATTTATAGAGGCCCAATAGATTTCTCCAATACTTATATCTTCCATTGTATACAAATCCCCGCTGAAATCTTCCCACAAATGAAGCTATGCTCCTCTTGGTTTTATCCTTATCTTTGCTGAATAACATTCTTTTAAAACTCTTTCCACTAAATTTTTCACACTCCCTAGCTAACGCAAGATCAAGAAGTGTTGGGCTGATATCCAAGGCGCTTATCGTTGACGTCACCCTTCCGGGAACCACATTTAGGTTAGAAGGAGCAATTATAATCCATGGAATATTTACAACATCATCATACAGATTTATATCACCTTTCCTGATATAGATTGAATGATTATATGACGAAGCCACTAATTGGGATTCTCTTTCAAATATGGAGAACCAATCCCTATTCTCACCCTCCCCTCTATAGTATAAACACCGACCCATGCTGTGATCTGAAGTGATAACAACAATCGTATTTTTGTCTAAATGTAATCTTTCGAATGCATCCATTATATGACCGAGGCAGTCATTCATATAACGCAAGTTGCCTAAAATCGTAGCGGAATTTATAATAAAGTTGCATTGAAAATATGCAGGGATAAAATATCTCAATGGAATCCAACGCGGCGTATGCGGAACATTGATGTGGGAATAAAGGAAAAATTTTCTATTTTGGTTTTCATTCAAAAACTCAATTATCCTTCTGAAATTCTCTGTTAGTTCAGTTGTCTCCATCGTATAATCGTAGTTCTCATCAAATCCAAGATCAACTCCAACGCCAGAAACACCATGCCCCTGGGCATTGCAGCTTATCTGCTTTGTAAAATATCCATGTTTGGATAACTCGTCAGCAAGGCTAGCAAAACCCATATCATGGAACTCGCTCTTATTCTTGTCGGTTACAATATTTCTGAAAACTGGAAGACGACTCTTTGTGTACAACTGTGAAGTCCAGAGCGACACTATGGAAGGACGCGTCACCTGTCCTGTACTGTACATCCTGTCAAAGATACAGATGTTATCAGTATATCTATCAATTATTGGGGTTACAACTCTGCGAGGCCCGAGCTTAATAAAGGCCTCGTCCAGGTTGTTTTTCTCAAATACATCATAATATTCATATAGATCAATATGATATTTGGATAAAGTATCGAATATAAGATATACAATGTTTAAATGATCATCCCTTTTTTTCTCACAAAGTGTCAAGATCCTCGGAGATCCAAGAAAAAGATAGTTCCTATCGCCACCCTCCACAGTAATCTCTATCTCAAGTTTCCCTTCGCTTCCTGGTATTTCCTGCTTTATTCTCTCCCATCCAACATAATCTGTCAAAACGCTCCTTCCTCGATGTCGCAAGTAAAAAAAGATGGAAGAGATAGGATTTGAATACCTGAAGGGGAGA encodes:
- a CDS encoding sulfatase-like hydrolase/transferase, with protein sequence MKRINKIKEFLRPWRNMFITVICICIIIYILKNWSRTAYLYYSLKEVIAVSISIWIIFYLIKKIDRLKFLYHSLKYFIITLLSIGLIVLVFLLCWYNYCFFPNDQEYLRNKAASVEYTNDSHEEVEIDLIRSLKDAEISNPLTRKDRDFLLKSELRRDDFYIDTNPYYNKSISNNLKYSTGRIFYYTYQKNSIVLKGDSRIVYALGKTRGKARFIEFDAVFPTLADSYTGDGILRLFFADRKRKRLLLEKKIMRERKPDILPFRYSNPISSIFFYLRHRGRSVLTDYVGWERIKQEIPGSEGKLEIEITVEGGDRNYLFLGSPRILTLCEKKRDDHLNIVYLIFDTLSKYHIDLYEYYDVFEKNNLDEAFIKLGPRRVVTPIIDRYTDNICIFDRMYSTGQVTRPSIVSLWTSQLYTKSRLPVFRNIVTDKNKSEFHDMGFASLADELSKHGYFTKQISCNAQGHGVSGVGVDLGFDENYDYTMETTELTENFRRIIEFLNENQNRKFFLYSHINVPHTPRWIPLRYFIPAYFQCNFIINSATILGNLRYMNDCLGHIMDAFERLHLDKNTIVVITSDHSMGRCLYYRGEGENRDWFSIFERESQLVASSYNHSIYIRKGDINLYDDVVNIPWIIIAPSNLNVVPGRVTSTISALDISPTLLDLALARECEKFSGKSFKRMLFSKDKDKTKRSIASFVGRFQRGFVYNGRYKYWRNLLGLYKYRSTEDKKKLIMHQEYLYDLQYDPYETHNLSLSSHNNVLLDKMRELYLQNYVDYPDKNFIQISPSPDGIENLYTVKAQTQSGVIIYPEVYDEYVTFTTQWSKQIVFNARVSSKSAYMSFETDPSDTPLTITIYKNGKLLPRSGIFSSIECVNIFNNPIQLSGDIDFHIAREPGKTGLERKDIPEASIYYSRIPLNYWMEMSRSDKDINLSPGIKEVLRGWGYIQ